A genomic segment from Clostridia bacterium encodes:
- a CDS encoding carbohydrate ABC transporter permease: MVEQNIIDSYDKKIKKSSIKAKRKISNAIAYIVLILGSFLMIYPFVWMLSASFSTKQYVLQTVFLPIEWDFTNYSKIISALGSPYGPGYWRSLLNTVLYSTLPVVICSIVSAMAAFAFAKIKFKGRDVMFMVLLAALMIPFPAIMMQQTYLYSKLDWLTGPWAMIVPKFFGNMMIIFFIRQYLLGMPDSLIESARIDGANYFKVFISIVMPLAMPAVIAQGLLNFMGTWNDYLGPLLFVQLRDWYPLTVSLAKYNAGIHAQHQIVMAGSVLALVPILIIFGLFQKMIIESVMLAGVKE; this comes from the coding sequence ATGGTAGAGCAAAATATTATTGACAGCTATGACAAAAAAATAAAAAAGTCGTCGATTAAGGCCAAAAGAAAAATATCAAACGCTATTGCTTACATAGTGTTGATTTTGGGGTCGTTTTTGATGATATATCCTTTCGTTTGGATGTTGTCAGCATCGTTTTCTACCAAACAATATGTTTTACAGACGGTATTTTTGCCCATAGAGTGGGATTTTACAAACTATTCAAAAATTATATCTGCGCTAGGTTCTCCTTACGGACCAGGTTATTGGAGATCACTTTTAAATACAGTATTGTATTCAACTTTGCCCGTAGTTATATGTTCGATTGTATCGGCTATGGCGGCATTTGCTTTTGCCAAAATCAAATTTAAGGGCAGAGATGTGATGTTTATGGTATTGCTTGCTGCATTGATGATACCTTTCCCTGCGATAATGATGCAGCAGACATATTTGTATTCCAAACTTGACTGGCTGACAGGACCGTGGGCTATGATTGTTCCCAAGTTTTTCGGAAATATGATGATTATATTTTTTATAAGGCAATACCTTTTGGGAATGCCGGATTCTTTGATAGAATCTGCTCGCATAGACGGCGCTAATTATTTTAAAGTGTTTATATCAATAGTTATGCCTTTGGCGATGCCTGCTGTGATAGCTCAAGGATTGCTAAACTTCATGGGTACATGGAATGATTACTTGGGACCCTTGCTTTTTGTACAGTTAAGAGACTGGTATCCGCTGACTGTATCTTTGGCAAAATACAATGCGGGAATTCATGCTCAGCACCAGATCGTAATGGCAGGATCAGTATTGGCGCTTGTACCTATTCTTATAATCTTTGGCTTGTTCCAGAAAATGATTATAGAATCCGTAATGCTAGCAGGCGTAAAAGAATAA
- a CDS encoding sugar ABC transporter permease, with protein sequence MNDTALVETSKNTKKKKISSENLWGWLFIALPVFGTSFFVFFPLLMAIYASFTSWSAMVPLFDAKFVNFDNYIKFFTDEHIRETLFNTVFYMIGIPINVILSLLLAICMNRPIKFANTFRVIFYIPVVASVVSITLLFSRLFDINGVVNRFLRIFGMSEIKWSNGPAWLKKITITIMLVWKGLGGSILLFIAGLQGVNKNYFEAAKLDGAGDVKIFFKITLPQLYPVIFYIVITLFIGGAQIYTEPALFYPNAGYDVMPLVLYLYNQQFAYKAGYSAAIGIMLGIMVFIVTAIQFYINKRKSEN encoded by the coding sequence ATGAATGATACAGCTTTAGTTGAAACATCAAAGAATACCAAGAAAAAGAAAATATCGTCCGAAAATCTTTGGGGCTGGCTTTTTATTGCTTTGCCTGTTTTTGGAACTTCGTTTTTTGTATTTTTCCCGTTGCTTATGGCAATTTATGCTTCCTTTACCTCTTGGTCGGCAATGGTTCCTTTGTTTGATGCCAAATTCGTCAATTTTGATAATTACATCAAGTTCTTTACTGATGAACACATAAGAGAAACGCTTTTTAACACAGTGTTTTATATGATTGGTATTCCGATAAACGTAATTTTATCGCTTTTGCTTGCTATTTGCATGAACAGACCTATAAAGTTTGCCAATACATTCAGGGTTATATTTTATATTCCTGTAGTAGCAAGCGTAGTATCAATCACATTGCTGTTTTCTAGATTGTTTGATATTAACGGTGTGGTCAACAGATTTTTAAGAATATTCGGAATGAGCGAAATAAAGTGGAGCAACGGTCCTGCCTGGCTTAAGAAAATAACTATAACTATTATGCTGGTCTGGAAAGGTTTAGGCGGTTCGATATTGCTGTTTATAGCAGGACTTCAAGGCGTCAACAAAAATTACTTCGAGGCAGCCAAGCTAGACGGAGCGGGAGATGTCAAAATATTTTTCAAAATAACTTTGCCTCAATTATACCCAGTAATCTTTTATATTGTAATTACTTTGTTTATCGGCGGAGCTCAGATTTATACAGAACCGGCTTTGTTCTATCCAAATGCAGGATATGATGTAATGCCTTTGGTTTTGTACCTGTACAATCAGCAGTTTGCCTATAAAGCTGGCTATTCTGCAGCAATAGGTATAATGCTTGGAATAATGGTATTTATAGTAACCGCAATACAGTTTTATATCAATAAAAGAAAAAGCGAAAATTAA